A section of the Castanea sativa cultivar Marrone di Chiusa Pesio chromosome 12, ASM4071231v1 genome encodes:
- the LOC142618454 gene encoding B3 domain-containing transcription factor VRN1-like isoform X1 produces the protein MAPKARTRRSRVGTNWDHHRPSRCIHSHFFKIILPSTMQDMKLILCLQRLPEKFVREHGDKLSGVATLAVPNGCTWQVRLEKANNNIWFHGGWRDFVEYHSINYGYFLVFKYKGNSKFNVLVFDMTTSEIKYPYNGDKKRQGSLNENEMSTPQESCVKEEVDTELIVIENLPMSRRSVLSGGGERALQAARTFKPKNPSFIRVIPAYSLKRNFVYVCPEFAKKYACGEKNVKLQASSGKWWPCQFCFKNDTTSPKTIGKGWKPFARDNGIKEGDVCVFELINRMDVVLKVSIYRVAEYA, from the exons ATGGCTCCAAAAGCAAGGACTCGCCGGAGTAGAGTGGGGACCAACTGGGACCATCACCGGCCGTCAAGGTGTATACACTCACACTTCTTCAAGATAATACTCCCTTCCACCATGCAGGACATGAAACTG ATTTTGTGCCTGCAGAGGCTTCCTGAAAAGTTTGTAAGGGAACATGGGGATAAACTTTCCGGTGTTGCTACACTTGCTGTTCCTAATGGCTGCACTTGGCAAGTGAGGTTGGAGAAGGCTAACAACAATATTTGGTTTCATGGCGGCTGGAGGGATTTTGTCGAGTATCATTCTATCAATTATGGGTACTTCCTAGTCTTCAAATACAAAGGGAACTCAAAATTCAATGTTCTTGTGTTTGATATGACTACTTCTGAGATTAAGTATCCATATAATGGGGATAAGAAAAGGCAGGGCAGtttgaatgaaaatgaaatgtCTACTCCACAAGAGTCGTGTGTAAAAGAGGAAGTAGATACTGAATTGATCGTCATAGAAAACCTTCCCATGTCAAGACGATCTGTGTTATCTGGAGGAGGAGAAAGGGCATTGCAAGCAGCCAGAACGTTCAAGCCAAAAAATCCTTCTTTCATCCGTGTCATTCCTGCATATAGTTTAAAACGCAATTTTGTG TATGTCTGTCCTGAATTTGCAAAAAAGTATGCTTGTGGGGAAAAAAATGTCAAGCTTCAGGCTTCTAGTGGAAAATGGTGGCCTTGCCAGTTTTGTTTCAAAAATGATACAACTTCACCTAAGACAATCGGCAAGGGATGGAAACCATTTGCTAGAGACAATGGTATAAAGGAAGGGGATGTGTGTGTCTTTGAGTTGATCAACAGGATGGATGTTGTGCTGAAAGTTTCAATATATCGCGTAGCTGAGTATGCATGA
- the LOC142618454 gene encoding B3 domain-containing transcription factor VRN1-like isoform X2, with amino-acid sequence MAPKARTRRSRVGTNWDHHRPSRCIHSHFFKIILPSTMQDMKLRLPEKFVREHGDKLSGVATLAVPNGCTWQVRLEKANNNIWFHGGWRDFVEYHSINYGYFLVFKYKGNSKFNVLVFDMTTSEIKYPYNGDKKRQGSLNENEMSTPQESCVKEEVDTELIVIENLPMSRRSVLSGGGERALQAARTFKPKNPSFIRVIPAYSLKRNFVYVCPEFAKKYACGEKNVKLQASSGKWWPCQFCFKNDTTSPKTIGKGWKPFARDNGIKEGDVCVFELINRMDVVLKVSIYRVAEYA; translated from the exons ATGGCTCCAAAAGCAAGGACTCGCCGGAGTAGAGTGGGGACCAACTGGGACCATCACCGGCCGTCAAGGTGTATACACTCACACTTCTTCAAGATAATACTCCCTTCCACCATGCAGGACATGAAACTG AGGCTTCCTGAAAAGTTTGTAAGGGAACATGGGGATAAACTTTCCGGTGTTGCTACACTTGCTGTTCCTAATGGCTGCACTTGGCAAGTGAGGTTGGAGAAGGCTAACAACAATATTTGGTTTCATGGCGGCTGGAGGGATTTTGTCGAGTATCATTCTATCAATTATGGGTACTTCCTAGTCTTCAAATACAAAGGGAACTCAAAATTCAATGTTCTTGTGTTTGATATGACTACTTCTGAGATTAAGTATCCATATAATGGGGATAAGAAAAGGCAGGGCAGtttgaatgaaaatgaaatgtCTACTCCACAAGAGTCGTGTGTAAAAGAGGAAGTAGATACTGAATTGATCGTCATAGAAAACCTTCCCATGTCAAGACGATCTGTGTTATCTGGAGGAGGAGAAAGGGCATTGCAAGCAGCCAGAACGTTCAAGCCAAAAAATCCTTCTTTCATCCGTGTCATTCCTGCATATAGTTTAAAACGCAATTTTGTG TATGTCTGTCCTGAATTTGCAAAAAAGTATGCTTGTGGGGAAAAAAATGTCAAGCTTCAGGCTTCTAGTGGAAAATGGTGGCCTTGCCAGTTTTGTTTCAAAAATGATACAACTTCACCTAAGACAATCGGCAAGGGATGGAAACCATTTGCTAGAGACAATGGTATAAAGGAAGGGGATGTGTGTGTCTTTGAGTTGATCAACAGGATGGATGTTGTGCTGAAAGTTTCAATATATCGCGTAGCTGAGTATGCATGA